A single genomic interval of Lathyrus oleraceus cultivar Zhongwan6 chromosome 7, CAAS_Psat_ZW6_1.0, whole genome shotgun sequence harbors:
- the LOC127106196 gene encoding uncharacterized protein LOC127106196 isoform X3: MRTFSWCEIVGKRFPICHVHIDGIIVEVSSFYTATRGKPGRHFAHDIEAPKGCDKEDYLRWRNCLNRDFTINGFMFDPFAKIVYDYVGGMEDIIKAKVCMYLFDAAVSYISFFNQKFKLSIIILCKQVRTIAPAATSFQEDCARILRAIRITARLGFSISSETARSIKNLSYSVLRLDKGRLLMEMNYMLAYGSGEASLRLLWKLGLLDILLPFQALYFVRHGFRRRDKRTNMLLSFFFNLDKLLAPNRPCHSCLWVGILALHKSLSDEPRNPLVIAAFSLAVHNGGNLSEAVDIARRINKPHDIRFPELSDPYDLKAKALENEVLDLAESVKVSLLQMTSRRSVARAMTDYPQAPHSDIVFIPLGMYLKALSIFDCLKESGGKKFSSKKGRKIDYKSLARGDLLETRHLFARIVFDTVYPQSLGQS; this comes from the exons ATGAGAACGTTTTCATGGTGTGAAATAGTTGGTAAAAGGTTCCCAATATGTCATGTTCATATAGATGGTATCATCGTTGAG GTTTCAAGTTTTTACACTGCCACCAGAGGCAAGCCTGGTAGACACTTCGCTCATGATATCGAGGCACCTAAGGGATGTGACAAGGAGGACTATCTTCGTTGGAGGAATTGTTTGAATAGAGATTTTACAATCAACGG GTTTATGTTTGATCCATTTGCAAAAATTGTATATGATTACGTGGGAGGAATGGAAGATATTATAAAAGCGAAAGTGTGCATGTATCTCTTTGATGCCGCGGTTTCTTATATTTCTTTTTTTAATCAGAAATTTAAACTTTCCATCATAATTTTATGTAAACAGGTCCGAACCATAGCTCCTGCAGCTACTTCTTTTCAGGAGGACTGTG CTCGCATTCTTCGTGCAATTAGAATTACTGCTCGCTTGGGGTTTAGTATTTCAAGTGAAACCGCTCGTTCTATTAAAAATCTTTCATATTCAGTATTGCGTCTTGATAAG GGTAGGCTTCTGATGGAAATGAATTATATGCTAGCATATGGATCTGGTGAAGCTTCTTTGAGGTTATTATGGAAACTCGGCCTTCTAGATATTCTTCTTCCCTTTCAG GCTCTTTATTTTGTTCGTCATGGATTTCGGAGACGGGACAAAAGAACGAATATGCTTTTG TCTTTCTTCTTCAATTTGGATAAACTTTTGGCACCTAACCGTCCGTGTCATAGCTGCTTATG GGTTGGTATCCTTGCATTGCATAAATCTTTGAGTGATGAACCAAGGAATCCCTTGGTGATTGCTGCATTTAGCCTTGCAGTTCATAATGGTGGAAATTTGTCGGAAGCGGTAGACATAGCTAGGAGGATTAACAAACCACACGATATCAGATTTCCTGAATTATCAGATCCCTACGATCTAAAAGCAAAGGCTTTGGAAAACGAGGTTTTGGATCTTGCAGAGTCTGTTAAAGTTTCACTGTTGCAGATGACATCTAGGCGCTCGGTAGCTCGAGCCATGACTGACTATCCTCAAGCTCCTCATTCAGATATC GTGTTCATCCCATTAGGAATGTACCTAAAAGCTCTAAGCATTTTTGACTGTCTGAAGGAAAGTGGTGGTAAGAAATTCTCATCCAAGAAAGGCAGAAAAATTGATTATAAATCCTTAGCTCGTGGTGACCTACTAGAAACACGGCACTTGTTTGCAAGGATTGTATTTGACACTGTATATCCACAAAGCCTTGGCCAGTCCTAA
- the LOC127106197 gene encoding mitochondrial phosphate carrier protein 3, mitochondrial, translated as MAFFDKSSRHPLVPGFLYTSNALSHLDTSSINHAPSSSPRPRRNNTPMMIPSPVESSIPMFSPAFYAACSAGGVFSCGLTHMAVTPLDLVKCNMQIDPAKYKSITSGFGVLLKEQGARGFFKGWVPTLFGYSAQGACKFGFYEFFKKYYSDLAGVENAVKYKTFIYLAGSASAEVIADIALCPMEAVKVRVQTQPGYARGLSDGLPKFIKADGVSGLYRGLVPLWGRQIPYTMMKFASFETIVEMIYKYAIPTPKAQCSKSKQLGVSFAAGYVAGVLCAIVSHPADNLVSFLNNAKGATVGDAVKKIGVVGLFTRGLPLRIVMIGTLTGAQWGLYDSFKVFVGLPTTGGAAPAPVPTPTN; from the exons ATGGCTTTCTTTGACAAATCATCTCGCCACCCTCTTGTTCCTGGATTTCTTTACACATCAAATGCACTCTCCCATTTGGATACTTCTTCAATCAACCATgcaccatcatcatcaccacgACCACGTAGGAATAATACTCCTATGATGATCCCTTCACCCGTCGAGAGTAGTATCCCCATGTTTTCTCCTGCTTTCTACGCTGCATGCAGCGCCGGTGGCGTCTTCAGCTGTGGCCTCACCCACATGGCTGTGACTCCTCTTGATCTCGTCAAGTGCAACATGCAG ATTGACCCTGCAAAGTATAAGAGCATTACATCAGGATTTGGAGTTTTGCTGAAGGAGCAAGGTGCTAGAGGTTTCTTCAAAGGCTGGGTGCCAActttgtttggttatagtgcTCAAGGAGCATGCAAGTTTGGATTTTATGAATTCTTCAAAAAGTATTACTCAGATCTTGCAGGAGTAGAGAATGCAGTCAAGTACAAAACTTTCATATATCTAGCTGGTTCGGCTTCGGCAGAAGTTATTGCTGATATTGCCCTTTGTCCTATGGAGGCTGTCAAGGTTCGGGTACAAACTCAGCCTGGATATGCTCGTGGTTTGTCCGACGGGTTGCCCAAGTTTATCAAGGCAGATGGTGTTTCCGG GTTGTATAGAGGACTTGTTCCTCTCTGGGGCCGTCAGATACCAT ACACTATGATGAAATTTGCTTCCTTTGAGACTATTGTGGAGATGATCTACAAATATGCCATTCCAACTCCGAAAGCGCAATGCAGCAAAAGTAAGCAGCTTGGAGTGAGTTTTGCAGCAGGATATGTTGCAGGTGTACTGTGTGCAATTGTCTCACACCCTGCTGATAATCTTGTTTCTTTTCTCAACAATGCCAAGGGAGCCACTGTTGGTGAT GCAGTGAAGAAGATTGGAGTAGTTGGTCTTTTCACTCGCGGCCTTCCTCTTCGTATAGTTATGATTGGAACACTAACCGGAGCTCAGTGGGGTCTCTATGATTCTTTTAAAGTATTTGTAGGATT GCCAACTACGGGTGGAGCTGCTCCCGCTCCAGTACCTACACCTACGAATTAG